The DNA sequence GTCCATTATGAGATGTAGACAGCATATAAGGTTAAACACAAATGTGCTCTGATCAGGTATGAAAGCAGCAACGATGAAGAATCCAAACTTTAAACtctgataataaaataataaatcagataaagtattacatttaaagGCCCATTTAAACAGAATGAAGACGAAAACCCGAGGTAAACTCGTAAGCACTCAGGCAGTATAAATTTTGGTTCCAAGGATTATAAAAACAAGACGTTTGAGGTAAAGcggtatattaaaaaaaaatcagatgtgtCTTGAGGACTTTATCACTGtgatgtgtgcgtgtgtctgttAAGTCCATGTGACTATagtaatacattattataagtttacaccactgatctataatagagaacTGGATTGCTCATGACGTTATAAAAGTGAAGCCACTGTGCCACCATATTGCTATTCCTTAGTATTCCCATACATTCTAGTGAATTAATAGGAAATCGTacgattttaatgaaaaaacatCACCTAACGAGTCAGCATTTTTATATCTGAATTATCAACGTACAATGCAAATGTCCTGcatgtaaatttgtttatttgtttaatgttggATATTTCCCCTgcaaattaaaaagttaattatcatatttattatagTAGTGAACATCAGATGAACATCAGATGGATGAGATCCTCAACATATGTATAGCAAATGACAGAGTGCTCACAAAATCTGAATAAAGATTTATGCTTTGTATGTGCCTTGTACGGTTATTCACTGTTTATGTAATTATGTTGTTATATTGATTTTTACACGTACAGTATCTTACTGCTAATTTTTCTACAATGATTTTGTTAACAGCATGAATTTTTTTAAGCAGTTTATGATTGAAATGTtggttaaattaataattaattcaacATGTACTGGATGTAATGATATCAAAATCTTACGATATGACACTGTTGCGATATGAAGTCCACGATACGatatttattgtgatatttaaaaaaaaaaaaaaagacattaataattgggaaaaaataacaattttgtacatttttaagttaaattactcttaatgcactttgagagttcaaaattaagagCTCCAACCCATGTTTGTTAAATAAAGGCCCCGATATACTTCAAACAAAGTTTGTGTTCGTTCTTTGTTTGAGGGCAAAAACAAGTTCAAAAAGGCTGAGCGACGTTATACTGTTTACGAACATTTCGACCCAACCCCCCTCGCGCGTATGTCCTAAACACAACAACGATGCAATGATGGTGTAACTAGGTGTGAGACGGGTACCAATGGTCAGAATATTATAGACAAATGATTAATGATTAGCTGCAGTTCAGAGATAGTATTATGCTTGCAATACAAAATATTCCATTTAATCAGTTCTTTAAGTGTGTCATAGTCTGAAAACTTTAGcatgatgtggaaaaaaatattgGAGTCATCCAATAACACCGTAGTTTTCAAACCCTGGGTCACGACCCTCGGGTGGGTTGCGAGGATGATAGGAAAACGTATGCATGTAACCAAGTTCAAGACTCAGGAAAGAAGCAACTAAAtaacaaaacgaaagtaacaGGCAGCCGCCTCAGGACAACGCGAGCTGTCACTTACTTAAAGTGTCACTTTGCGCgcttcagaatttgaataaaggTTTAGTTTTTCATGCTGCCACGAGGACCAATGTGGAGTACTTGCAACACACTTTCTGAAGTGTCATCCATATTCTCGAAATCGCAATGACATTGTGATAATCATAactatggactggacaaaatatgaTCTGTCAGAGTAGATGTGCATGAAGGCAAAGCACCCTCACTAATTTCAGAAGCACCGACAGCGATTTGATTTTGAAACAGAGCATCCTTCTGGACTCGAGGCCGGTCTGTAGCACAGTTGTCTTTccttctttcattctttctttatatatatatatatatattgttacgtCCCAGgatatatgtttttgttgttgttctctcatgctctctttctttctctctctctcataacttagttattaactgcattaatctgttatcaacggctcaagcctcagTTACTACGTTTAAAATGAGGTTTTGGAATAGTTATTGCACGCTGCTCAAATGATTAAGCGTTCAAAGCATTCATCTTTTGTGCTAATATGTAGTTTGTTGGTTTCCATAGCACAGAAAAATGGATATCATATCAGATTTCATCTGTTGTATAGCATCCCAAATTGATTGAAGAGAAACTTGCCTTGTCCATTATGAGATGTAGACAGCATATAAGGTTAAACACAAATGTGCTCTGATCAGGTATGAAAGCAGCAACGATGAAGAATCCAAACTTTAAACtctgataataaaataataaatcagataaagtattacatttaaagGCCCATTTAAACAGAATGAAGACGAAAACCGAGGTAAACTCGTAAGCACTCAGGCAGTATAAATTTTGGTTCCAAGGATTATAAAAACAAGACGTTTGAGGTAAAGCGGTATATTAAAAAATCAGATGTGTCTTGAGGACTTTATCACTGtgatgtgtgcgtgtgtctgttAAGTCCATGTGACTATagtaatacattattataagtttacaccactgatctataatagagaacTGGATTGCTCATGACGTTATAAAAGTGAAGCCACTGTGCCACCATATTGCTATTCCTTAGTATTCCCATACATTCTAGTGAATTAATAGGAAATCGTAcgattttaatgaaaaacatcaCCTAACGAGTCAGCATTTTTATATCTGAATTATCAACGTACAATGCAAATGTCCTGcatgtaaatttgtttatttgtttaatgttggATATTTCCCCTgcaaattaaaaagttaattatcatatttattatagTAGTGAACATCAGATGAACATCAGATGGATGAGATCCTCAACATATGTATAGCAAATGACAGAGTGCTCACAAAATCTGAATAAAGATTTATGCTTTGTATGTGCCTTGTACGGTTATTCACTGTTTATGTAATTATGTTGTTATATTGATTTTTACACGTACAGTATCTTACTGAAAATTTTTCAACAATGATTTTGTTAACTGCATGAATTTTTTTAAGCAGTTTATGATTGAAATGTTGGTTAAATTAATTCAACATGTACTGGATGTAATGATATCAAAATCTTACGATATGACACTGTTGCGATATGAAGTCCACGATACGatatttattgtgatatttaaaaaaaaaagacattaataattgggaaaaataacaattttgtacattttaagttaaattactcttaatgcactttgagagttcaaaattaagagCTCCAACCCATGTTTGTTAAATAAAGGCCCCGATATACTTCAAACAAAGTTTGTGTTCGTTCTTTGTTTGAGGGCAAAAACAAGTTCAAAAAGGCTGAGCGACGTTATACTGTTTACGAACATTTCGACCCAACCCCCCTCGCGCGTATGTCCTAAACACAACAACGATGCAATGATGGTGTAACTAGGTGTGAGACGGGTACCAATGGTCAGAATATTATAGACAAATGATTAATGATTAGCTGCAGTTCAGAGATAGTATTATGCTTGCAATACAAAATATTCCATTTAATCAGTTCTTTAAGTGTGTCATAGTCTGAAAACTTTAGcatgatgtggaaaaaaatattgGAGTCATCCAATAACACCGTAGTTTTCAAACCCTGGGTCACGACCCTCGGGTGGGTTGCGAGGATGATAGGAAAACGTATGCATGTAACCAAGTTCAAGACTCAGGAAAGAAGCAACTAAAtaacaaaacgaaagtaacaGGCAGCCGCCTCAGGACAACGCGAGCTGTCACTTACTTAAAGTGTCACTTTGCGCgcttcagaatttgaataaaggTTTAGTTTTTCATGCTGCCACGAGGACCAATGTGGAGTACTTGCAACACACTTTCTGAAGTGTCATCCGCATATTCTCGAAATCGCAATGACATTGTGATAATCATAactatggactggacaaaatatgaTCTGTCAGAGTAGATGTGCATGAAGGCAAAGCACCCTCACTAATTTCAGAAGCACCGACAGCGATTTGATTTTGAAACAGAGCATCCTTCTGGACTCGAGGCCGGTCTGTAGCACAGTTGTCTTTccttctttcattctttctttatatatatatatatatattgttacgtCCCAGgatatatgtttttttgttgttgttctctcatgctctctttctttctctctctctctcataacttagttattaactgcattaatctgttatcaacggctcaagcctcagTTACTACGTTTAAAATGAGGTTTTGGAATAGTTATTGCACGCTGCTCAAATGATTAAGCGTTCAAAGCATTCATCTTTTTGTGCTAATATGTAGTTTGTTGGTTTCCATAGCACAGAAAAATGGATATCATATCAGTATCATattatattcatcaaaaatgaaaacaatgagTAATTTAAgtggttttattttgttttactacatTCTTATgacatattataatattataatatgtttAACATCcatgaaaaaaactaattgaaTTTCTGGAAGGTtcattacagtacagtacattaaatattcaaataaattataaaatagcaTTATAAATTTGAATTACTACGAGGAATGAGTACCTCGAAATGTAGATCTGTATGCTGATGGGATACTGCTAGATGATTTTAGTCCGTTACTAACCTGACGCAGGAAATACAGTAACAAGGATACAATGCAATCTACTTGAGTCAATAATTACTGAGTAAAACAGAATGGAATCAATTTATcatcagtcaggtaaatatgtatcatgccaattcaaagatatcaaatcaaatcaaatcaccagattctcaaagataaatctatgagtaaaagatgcatacctgagatacaactatttgaaaatctgcaatctgagggtgcaaaaaaatgtaaattgccCAAATAAAGTCCTTAGTAATGCACATTACTAATGAAGGGTTTGTGTTAAACGCTCTCTATTGGTTTCCGGCTGTAATGACGTTGTGGAGAGTAGATGAAGCTGAAAGTGGAAACTCTAAGATTTACTCAGATACCGTGTTTCTGgccgttttgatatatttacagtaggaaatttacaaaatatcttcatggaacatgatctttacttgataATGATTTTTcgcataaaattaaaatgtataacttTGAACCATACAaagtattgttggctattgctacaaaatTGCTACACTACTTATGACAgattttgtgctccagggtcacacacatatattttatatgaaatttatggaaaatgtaaaaagttcATGCTACAGTGCTATTATATCATGAAAGTAGGGCAGTAGAAGCATGCAATGATTTCTTCATCTTAAACTATGTATTGAGACAAAAGCTAACAACAGTGGTGgctacagtgtgtgtgtgtgtgcttgtctGTGGCTGTTAAAAGATTAACAAACTTTTGTTATAACCAAGCTCtttccataaataaataaactaaaaagttCCTGGCTCCTTAAATGGTTTCTGCAGACAAACATTATTGTTCAGAATCTCATGTAGTtcaaactctgactgaaattTAACATTGGCCAACATTAATTTATGCAGGAGTTCAACTCTGAACGTCACTGatatgtgttttattattattttttattattattattttttgcatatctGATTTGAGCGTGTGaacgggacttttattttggaatgacTGTATGACGTCATAAGGCTGCGCCGTTAACCAAACGCGAAACTTGTAACTCGCCTGAAGAAAGGTTtgtgttttaaacatttaaagtcTTTAAATGAAATTGAACCGTTCATGCATTTCTCGTCTCCATATAGCTCATACCGCTCTTAACCATTCTTTATGTAATAACTGTAAAAACCAGAGACAGTAGAGCACGTTCTGTTAGAATGCACCAGATATAGAAATGAAAGGTTAAAACTAGAAAATCAAATTAAGTCTGTAGGTTTAAGTGGTTTGACAATTCAGAatttattaagaaattcttcACAAGTTTTcaatatattattagaatttgtAAAGGTcacaaatgtaattaaaaaaaaattatttttattatatatatatatatatatattactatactCGTTGCTCCACACTCCAACACAGTAGCGGTAATGCACTATAATTTAGTTACCAACCGCCAATAAGCTGAAAGAAGAAGAACTGTTCATGCAAATTTATAGTTTTACCAAGAATTGCAAAACGAAAGCTTTCTTATTGAATGAAACAATGTAATGATTGCTATAACATGAATGAGTGTTATTTGTGAGTAAAGCACATCCACACATGAGTAACAGAAGAGATCTCTATATCGAGAAATAGTTCAAAAACAGGTGTTTTAGAAGTTGAACCAAATGTTTTGTACAATGATCACACGCTCTGTTGGTTAAAACAGTGTAAATGAAACGAGAAGACAAAGATGTAGGCTATAAGACAATTTTCACAATCCAACTACAAAGGTTTCCATAACAGTACAATCTACTGAATTTAACATGAACATCATTAAATGCCAAACATAAACGAAATCTGTCATGTCTTTGTTGGTATAATTTGTGTTCTTTTAGTAATGTGTAGTTCtagttttgagtgttttttgGCTAATCAGTTCGCTGACTGAGACACATCCAGAAttagttttttctttatttttctcagAGAAACTCCCGGTGAAGTGACTGAGATCcataaagatggcgtttattaaagaggagagtgaagacatcAGGATTGCAGAGGTTTTCAGCTTGAAACaagaagatactgaggaacaaacaggttggtttcTATCTCAAAGCTGAACTCAGTCATTTGATCCTTATTCTGTCCAGTTCTACAGAAATGAATGatgtttttgaagaatgtcATATGGGTGTCCTAATTAAAGCAAATTAGACACAAATAACCCTACAGGGAGGCAACCCTAGTACTGTCCATCAttagaaaggaaaaaaagaaaaaactgtgCCGTTTTATGGCCACTTCACACGTAACGCAGCATTAAGTTGACCTGCGTGGTTTCTCAAAACATGTTGAGCTCACGTCTGCACTTTGATCACGAGAGGCTCTCCAGATGTAGGACTGAATGGGAAAGTTATCATTTGGTCCAGTGATGAACTCAAGGTGGCGTGCAGCGCaaaaaatcagaaataaaaGGTTTCTGTATATTACACTTGAGCAATAACAGGAACCTGGCTCTCGTAAACCTTAATGGAATAGAAAAGGACTGGAAGGCCAAGAAAACATTCAATATCTGATGAGAAGTTTCTCAGAGTTTTTTCAAGGGCATTTGATTAGCAGCAAATACCTCTAAATTCCTATAGAAACAGTAAGAGTGTACTTAGTTTGTCACACATGGCAttttggcctttttttttttttaacaaatgatgGCACAGTGTGTCATGAGTTGTTATTCATCTGAGGTTGTATTTACCGAATTTAAAGACTACTAAGAACTAgattatctttttttaatatcattatGTCCTGATACATAAAATTATAGAATTCAAAGGAGGTTTACTTTCTCTTTCACATGACTGTATCTGTTGTTGCCGCCTCTGAACAGACCAGAGACACAGAATTTAGTCTATATTGCTGCCTCCTGTCTAGCAGGCCAGAGACTCGGGTGTATATGGTTCAATAGGGGTACtgcaaggctcagtactaggccCATTGCTTTTCATTGCTTTTTTCAAGCACAATGGATGATTATTTTTGAATGATGTCAGTCCACAATCTGAATTGTCGTTCAGCATCAGTCACATTCAcaccatgtttgtttgtttggccagaggagaactgcccgcGCAACTGGGcccaattttaattttttttccctctgtttCTGTCACCTGATGGCATTTGGTTTCCTTGCAACTGTCAACTTTTGATTTCTTATTGgggatatttaatattattattaatatcagaTTATAAAATCACTTTGGATAAGAACATATGGATAATTtcatacagttgtgctcaaaagtttacacaccCTTGCAGAAACTCCAAATATATGGAGAAATTTTAAcgactgttttttttgtgtgtgtgttgtgatggttgttcatgagtcccttgtttgtcctgaacagttaaactggcCACTGTTCCTCAGAAAAGGAACAGTGTTTGAACATATTTTACATagttgaaccctttccagcagtgactgtacaatttttaaatgaatcttttcacactgaggataAGTGAGAGGCTCTTACACAACTATAACAAAAGCTGcgaacattcactgatgctccagaaggaaacacagTGCGTTAAGAGTTGGGGGGTGAAAACCTTAGAACAGGACGATGACGTGTacgtttttcttattttgttcaaagatcttttttttttttaatttagcactgcccttcagaagccgCAGAAAATACTTGCATGTTTATCAGAAGACTAATTAAGTACAATTTCTCTGATATTAAAATTCGAAAAGTTTTCATACCCCGCCTCCTAATGCattgtgtttccttctggagcatcactGAATGAAACAATGGAAAACAGCGATAATGGCATTTTCCTGTTGTCTGCAgcagtgtgttcttttctcagccCCACTTTTTGCTCTTTCAACtgtgtaatttgtttttacattcCGTCTCCATTATTACGAAACCCAcgacacacaacaaaaacagctctgatCGCAGCGGCTGCCATCTGCAGGTTGTTTACATTTGTCAATGCTGTGTTTAAAGGCACCGCTTTCGACCGCTTCAGAGTTCCTACTGCGAGTGAGAATGCAGGGGAACTACCTTACTGGCTAATTCCTAGAACTTAGTTCCTAGAACTAAGCCTCTTAAACGGTGACTTATTAAAAAGATTACTTATTAGACTGTTAGGgcagttttactaacagcttgcgccagtGAAAACcatatttttgcattaaaattgtaCCGTCAGGTTTTACAACAGACacacagtgaagaattagcgctgaagGTAGGAACacattcaataaggtcaggagcaaaaataactatgcatttgtaggagtgtccctttcagacgcaaaatttatgggaggagggtattcaaatgaatcacgcaacgagatttactaacatttgcgctcgtcaaattactggctTTTGTGCCACTATTTAATGccacaaaaaagcatgtcttaaactgtTTTGCGCTTGAAATGGATGCAGTTTGTTGCTAGGAGATGCACCGCAGAGAACAGAAAGTGTGTGGTAGAAGAGAGAGGTATATTGCGTTGgttgatatgtaaatgagatgttgcgtctgtgttctttcaTTTGCACGgtgttagtaaatcacccacAGAAATTTACATGCCTATCGGTGCTGTTTTGGAACTGTATTCTCGCACTAATTTGCCTTGTTTTGTAAAACTGGCCCTTAATGTCTAATCTTGTTAGGACAGAAACacaaaattttgtcattttaccaTTGCATTACTAACATTCCAAACCATTTCCATAATACCTTCAGCAGTGTCCTGAACACACACAATTCAAACATGATGAAAAAAGATTTTGGAACGTGTCCTAAAGAAAGCAAAACTTTATAAATATTGAGAACAGGCTCTGAGATAACAGGTAACCCCTCTTTCAGTAGCTCAGTGGGTGCATGATCTAGCGtacatgttttctgttttgataCCTTGATGTCTGTGGTTTGGTGTCATTAAACGGGTTAACttgtatttgtctttttttagaTATGATGGCACTGAAAGTGGAGAGTCAAGAACTAAATGAAAAGGAAGAGGAAGATCAGTATGGAAAACATGATTTCACAAATGGAGAAACATATTTTAGTTGCTCACAGATGGAAAAGACTTCCTCACAAAATGTTGCTCAAAAGACTCGAACTAGAAGTTatttcacctgccaacagtgtggaaaaggtttcaacagaaaaacaaaacttacaaAGCACATGAAAACTCACACTGGAGTGAAGCCATTCAGATGTAATCAGTGTTCAAAGAGCTTCAGAAAAATGGACTACCTTAACAGGCACTTAAAAACTCACTCTGGCGAGAAGCCTTTCACATGCCAACAGTGTGGGAAAAGtttcacacaaaaacaacatctTAAAGGCCAcgtgagaattcacactggagagaagccgttcacctgcaaactgtgtggaaagagcttcacTGACAAAAGAAACGTAAAACTCCACATGAgcgttcacactggagagaagcctttctcTTGcgaacagtgtggaaagagtttcacacaaaaaGGACATCTTAAAATCCACACAagaattcatactggagagaagcctttcacctgccaacagtgtggaaagagcttcagTGAAAAAGGACAGCTTAAAGTACATATGAGAAtgcacactggagagaagcctcaCACCTGCAAATTGTGTGGTAAGAGCTTCACTGTGAAAAGAAACGTAAAActccacatgagaattcacactggagagaagcctttcacttgccaacagtgtggaaagagttttacgcAAAAAGGACATCTTAAGaaccacatgagaattcacactggagagaagccttattcatgcactcagtgtggaaagagcttcGCTGAGAAAAGA is a window from the Onychostoma macrolepis isolate SWU-2019 chromosome 03, ASM1243209v1, whole genome shotgun sequence genome containing:
- the LOC131536473 gene encoding gastrula zinc finger protein XlCGF57.1-like isoform X3 gives rise to the protein MAFIKEESEDIRIAEVFSLKQEDTEEQTDMMALKVESQELNEKEEEDQYGKHDFTNGETYFSCSQMEKTSSQNVAQKTRTRSYFTCQQCGKGFNRKTKLTKHMKTHTGVKPFRCNQCSKSFRKMDYLNRHLKTHSGEKPFTCQQCGKSFTQKQHLKGHVRIHTGEKPFTCKLCGKSFTDKRNVKLHMSVHTGEKPFSCEQCGKSFTQKGHLKIHTRIHTGEKPFTCQQCGKSFSEKGQLKVHMRMHTGEKPHTCKLCGKSFTVKRNVKLHMRIHTGEKPFTCQQCGKSFTQKGHLKNHMRIHTGEKPYSCTQCGKSFAEKRNIKLHMSVHTGEKPFTCQQCGKSFTHKGNLQKHIHIHTGDKSYTCTQCGKNFTEKGSLKIHMRIHTAEKPYACQQCGKSFTEKRNVKLHMSVHTGEKPFTCQQCGKSFTQKQHLKVHMRIHTGEKAFTCQQCGKSFSQRGHLKVHMRVHTGEKAFTCQQCGKSFSQRAHLKAHMRIHTGEKPFTCQQCGKSFTTEINLRYHMRMHTGEKPFTCDQCGKSFKHKRSLNSHLSSPKKCGKSDQGSATFKFPS
- the LOC131536473 gene encoding gastrula zinc finger protein XlCGF57.1-like isoform X2 translates to MAFIKEESEDIRIAEVFSLKQEDTEEQTDMMALKVESQELNEKEEEDQYGKHDFTNGETYFSCSQMEKTSSQNVAQKTRTRSYFTCQQCGKGFNRKTKLTKHMKTHTGVKPFRCNQCSKSFRKMDYLNRHLKTHSGEKPFTCQQCGKSFTQKQHLKGHVRIHTGEKPFTCKLCGKSFTDKRNVKLHMSVHTGEKPFSCEQCGKSFTQKGHLKIHTRIHTGEKPFTCQQCGKSFSEKGQLKVHMRMHTGEKPHTCKLCGKSFTVKRNVKLHMRIHTGEKPFTCQQCGKSFTQKGHLKNHMRIHTGEKPYSCTQCGKSFAEKRNIKLHMSVHTGEKPFTCQQCGKSFTHKGNLQKHIHIHTGDKSYTCTQCGKNFTEKGSLKIHMRIHTAEKPYACQQCGKSFTEKRNVKLHMSVHTGEKPFTCQQCGKSFTQKQHLKVHMRIHTGEKAFTCQQCGKSFSQRGHLKVHMRVHTGEKAFTCQQCGKSFSQRAHLKAHMRIHTGEKPFTCQQCGKSFTTEINLRYHMRMHTGEKPFTCDQCGKSFKHKRSLNSHLSSPKKCGKSDQGSATFKFPS